A genomic window from Halorubrum lacusprofundi ATCC 49239 includes:
- a CDS encoding zinc-dependent alcohol dehydrogenase family protein codes for MRAAIFNGPGDIGVEERPRPEIEAPTDAIVRVTHTAICGSDLWFYRGDSDRDEGSPVGHEPMGIVEEVGNEVTSVAPGDRVLAPFAISCGECEFCRKGLHTSCENGDSWGGDNGGGQGEYVRSTHADGTLVRVPDRFADDEETLRSLLPLTDVMGTGHHAAVNAGVEAGSTVVVIGDGAVGLCGVLAARRLGAERIIAVGHHEDRLELAEEFGATETVSERGEAAVERIQELTHGGPNHVMECVGAASAMNTAIDVVRPGGTIGYVGVPYGVEEEGLNVFGMFGDNVTLAGGVAPVRAYAEELMADVLQGTLDPAPVFTETVGLDEVDEGYRMMDEREAIKVLVKL; via the coding sequence ATGCGCGCTGCCATTTTCAACGGCCCCGGAGACATCGGCGTCGAAGAGCGTCCGCGCCCCGAGATCGAGGCCCCGACCGACGCGATCGTCCGCGTGACCCACACCGCGATCTGCGGCTCGGACCTGTGGTTCTACCGCGGCGACAGCGACCGCGACGAGGGCTCGCCGGTCGGCCACGAGCCGATGGGGATCGTCGAGGAAGTCGGCAACGAGGTCACCTCGGTCGCGCCCGGAGACCGCGTGCTCGCGCCCTTCGCCATCTCCTGTGGCGAGTGCGAGTTCTGCCGCAAGGGACTCCATACCTCCTGCGAGAACGGGGACTCGTGGGGCGGCGACAACGGCGGCGGGCAGGGCGAGTACGTTCGATCGACTCACGCCGACGGCACCCTCGTTCGAGTCCCCGATCGGTTTGCCGACGACGAGGAGACGCTCCGGTCACTGCTCCCGCTGACCGACGTGATGGGAACCGGTCACCACGCGGCCGTCAATGCGGGCGTCGAGGCGGGTTCGACCGTGGTCGTGATCGGCGACGGCGCAGTCGGCCTCTGCGGCGTGCTCGCGGCCCGCCGACTCGGCGCCGAGCGGATCATCGCGGTGGGCCACCACGAGGACCGACTCGAACTCGCCGAGGAGTTCGGCGCCACGGAGACCGTCTCGGAGCGCGGCGAGGCCGCCGTCGAACGGATCCAAGAGCTCACCCACGGCGGGCCGAACCACGTGATGGAGTGCGTCGGCGCCGCAAGCGCGATGAACACCGCCATCGACGTGGTCCGGCCAGGCGGCACGATCGGCTACGTCGGCGTCCCCTACGGCGTCGAGGAGGAGGGCCTCAACGTGTTCGGAATGTTCGGCGACAACGTCACACTTGCAGGCGGCGTCGCGCCCGTCCGCGCGTACGCTGAGGAACTGATGGCGGACGTACTGCAGGGCACCCTCGACCCCGCGCCGGTCTTCACCGAGACGGTCGGCCTTGACGAGGTCGACGAGGGGTACCGCATGATGGACGAGCGCGAGGCGATCAAGGTGCTTGTGAAGCTCTGA
- a CDS encoding dicarboxylate/amino acid:cation symporter → MASFIGSLWRRYRSVPLIYRIAVAFLLGSLAGAVFGERMTVVKPFGDLFLRLLNMLAVPIIVFTLLTGIRQLSPAKLGRIGGATVGLYAVTTTFAGLIGLAVANLLRPGRGVEFTGGEAQSQAPPSLTEVVLGIVPNNPVAAMAEGNLLATVFFVIVFGIALTYVRAQKPELAGRVDGVFGAFKIGAEAMFVVVRGVLEYGVIGVFALMAVGIGTEGVGVFSSLGALVLAVGVAVVVHIAFTYLFVLMRVVAGVSPVAFLRGAKDAMLTAFATRSSSGTLPVTMTNAEEDLRIEERVYSFALPVGATANMDGAAIRQAITVMFAANAVGQPLALTEQFLVLVVAVLISIGTAGVPGAGLVMLTVVLSQVGLPLAVVGFVAGVDPILGRIATMNNVTGDLAVATVVGKWNDAVDFGDGVWAR, encoded by the coding sequence ATGGCCAGTTTCATCGGATCGCTGTGGCGTCGGTATCGATCGGTACCGCTCATCTACCGCATCGCGGTCGCGTTCCTCCTCGGATCGCTCGCTGGCGCGGTCTTCGGTGAGCGGATGACCGTCGTCAAACCGTTCGGTGACCTCTTTTTGCGCCTGCTCAACATGCTCGCCGTCCCGATCATCGTCTTCACGCTGCTCACCGGGATCAGACAGCTCTCGCCGGCGAAGCTCGGGCGCATCGGCGGGGCGACGGTCGGGCTCTACGCCGTGACGACGACGTTCGCCGGGCTGATCGGGCTCGCGGTCGCGAACCTGCTGCGCCCGGGTCGCGGCGTGGAGTTCACGGGCGGTGAGGCGCAGTCGCAGGCGCCGCCGTCGCTGACCGAGGTCGTCCTTGGAATCGTCCCGAACAACCCGGTGGCCGCGATGGCCGAGGGGAACCTGCTCGCGACGGTCTTTTTCGTGATCGTGTTCGGTATCGCGCTCACCTACGTCCGGGCGCAGAAACCGGAACTCGCGGGCCGCGTCGACGGCGTGTTCGGGGCGTTCAAGATCGGAGCCGAGGCGATGTTCGTGGTCGTCCGCGGCGTGTTGGAGTACGGGGTCATCGGCGTGTTCGCCCTCATGGCGGTCGGGATCGGCACCGAGGGCGTCGGCGTGTTCTCCTCGCTCGGCGCGCTCGTGCTGGCGGTCGGCGTCGCGGTCGTCGTCCACATCGCGTTCACGTACCTGTTCGTACTCATGCGCGTGGTCGCCGGCGTCTCCCCGGTCGCGTTCCTTAGGGGCGCAAAAGACGCGATGCTCACCGCCTTCGCGACGCGCTCGTCCAGCGGGACGCTCCCCGTGACGATGACGAACGCCGAAGAGGATCTCCGGATCGAAGAGCGGGTGTACTCGTTCGCGCTCCCCGTCGGCGCCACCGCCAACATGGACGGCGCCGCGATTCGACAGGCGATCACCGTGATGTTCGCGGCCAACGCCGTGGGACAGCCGCTCGCGCTCACCGAGCAGTTCCTCGTGTTGGTCGTCGCCGTGCTGATCAGCATCGGGACCGCCGGCGTCCCGGGCGCCGGACTCGTCATGTTGACCGTCGTATTGAGTCAGGTCGGCCTCCCGCTGGCGGTCGTCGGCTTCGTCGCCGGCGTCGACCCCATCCTCGGGCGCATCGCGACGATGAACAACGTCACCGGCGACCTGGCGGTCGCGACCGTGGTCGGCAAGTGGAACGACGCCGTCGACTTCGGCGACGGCGTGTGGGCCAGATAG
- a CDS encoding L-lactate permease codes for MLILLALLPLAAIAIIMVLLYQPATITMPIAWAIAAVAAYVGWQMSPTLIAAASIRGALTATRILVIVFGAILLLYTLKQSGAFEVINAGFSSISDDRRVQVILLVFLMGSFIEGAAGFGTPAAIVGPLLVGLGFPPLAAVVVALTGNILAITFGAVGTPLIIGFEDVVFGQDPTETGTAAYAVVQNGGYESVGAYVAQIGVWAAVIHAIVGIAIPFIGVAMMTRFFGEERSLKPAIEVIPLTLFAWASFVIPYLLTAYFLGPTFPGLLGAMVGLLVVGSTLRAGYFLPEEEWDFGPQEQWPDHWIGKIEPGTGMGTSDTGQKVAADGGTSRFEEMHSQDMSLGMAWAPYILVAALLIVTRVIGPVQGFLSSTGVITWNNILGTPFSEGIEIFYLPGSLFVLVAVVTYGLHGMDSEGIRDSWAEAITNIIPAVIALWFAVATVMVMQKTGADIVINNAAAVDLGMLQLLSQSTANLTGQLFPFFSPFIGAFGAFIAGSNTVSDILFGLFQFEAAQQIGAPTQIVVAAQAVGGAIGNLIAIHNVVAALTVVGLIGEEGRVIRLELIPVLYYGVATGLLTLILAYVVVPGTF; via the coding sequence ATGCTCATACTGCTGGCGCTGTTGCCGCTCGCAGCGATCGCGATCATCATGGTCCTCCTCTACCAGCCGGCGACGATCACAATGCCCATCGCGTGGGCCATCGCGGCCGTGGCCGCGTACGTCGGCTGGCAGATGTCTCCGACATTGATCGCGGCGGCTTCTATCCGTGGGGCGTTGACGGCGACGCGAATCCTCGTCATCGTCTTCGGTGCAATACTGCTGCTGTACACACTCAAGCAGTCGGGCGCGTTCGAAGTCATCAACGCGGGCTTTTCCTCGATCAGCGATGACAGACGCGTGCAGGTCATCCTCCTCGTGTTCCTCATGGGCTCGTTCATCGAGGGGGCAGCCGGGTTCGGGACGCCGGCCGCAATCGTCGGCCCGCTACTGGTCGGACTCGGCTTCCCGCCGCTGGCTGCGGTGGTGGTCGCCCTAACCGGGAACATCCTCGCAATCACCTTCGGTGCAGTCGGGACACCGCTTATTATCGGGTTCGAAGACGTCGTCTTCGGGCAGGACCCGACAGAGACCGGCACGGCAGCGTACGCCGTCGTCCAGAACGGCGGCTATGAGAGTGTCGGCGCCTACGTGGCCCAGATCGGAGTCTGGGCAGCCGTCATTCACGCCATCGTGGGCATCGCGATTCCGTTCATCGGCGTGGCGATGATGACTCGCTTCTTCGGTGAGGAGCGCTCGCTCAAGCCCGCCATCGAAGTGATTCCGCTCACGCTGTTCGCGTGGGCCTCCTTCGTGATTCCGTACCTCCTGACGGCGTACTTCCTCGGGCCGACGTTCCCGGGACTGCTGGGTGCGATGGTCGGTCTACTCGTCGTCGGCTCGACGCTGCGTGCGGGCTACTTCCTCCCGGAAGAGGAGTGGGACTTCGGACCGCAGGAGCAGTGGCCGGACCACTGGATCGGCAAAATCGAGCCCGGAACGGGCATGGGCACCTCCGACACCGGCCAGAAGGTCGCGGCCGACGGCGGCACGAGCCGCTTCGAGGAGATGCACAGTCAAGACATGTCCCTCGGTATGGCGTGGGCTCCCTACATCCTCGTTGCGGCCCTACTGATCGTGACTCGAGTCATCGGACCCGTGCAGGGGTTCCTGTCGTCGACCGGCGTCATCACGTGGAACAACATCCTCGGAACGCCGTTCTCTGAAGGTATCGAGATATTCTACCTCCCGGGATCGCTGTTCGTGCTGGTCGCGGTCGTGACGTACGGGCTCCACGGCATGGACTCCGAGGGGATCAGAGACTCGTGGGCAGAAGCCATCACGAACATCATTCCGGCGGTCATCGCGCTGTGGTTCGCCGTGGCGACGGTGATGGTCATGCAAAAGACCGGTGCCGACATCGTGATCAACAACGCCGCAGCCGTCGATCTGGGCATGCTGCAGTTGCTGTCCCAATCCACGGCGAACCTCACTGGCCAGCTGTTCCCGTTCTTCTCGCCCTTCATCGGCGCGTTCGGCGCGTTCATCGCCGGTTCGAACACGGTCAGCGACATCCTGTTCGGCCTCTTTCAGTTCGAGGCGGCCCAGCAGATCGGCGCCCCGACCCAAATTGTGGTCGCCGCACAGGCGGTCGGTGGCGCAATCGGTAACCTCATCGCTATCCACAACGTCGTCGCCGCGCTCACTGTTGTCGGCCTCATCGGTGAGGAAGGGCGCGTCATCCGGCTGGAGCTGATACCGGTGCTGTACTACGGGGTTGCAACCGGTCTCCTCACACTGATTCTCGCCTACGTGGTGGTTCCGGGGACCTTCTGA
- a CDS encoding HpcH/HpaI aldolase/citrate lyase family protein, with the protein MTDVTLRRTQLATPASDEKMMHSAADSDADEVFLDLEDSVAPNAKPDARAPLIKAAREEDWSDKVLSFRMNGIDTKWWYDDLITVVGEAGEFIDDIIVPKVKSASDVHTVENLLAQVEENNGLEVGGIGLEPQIEDGEGIHNVHDIAHASDRLSSIIFGPGDYSAAMGTPGLDIGQFPEYPGHYWHHALSECNSAAKSAGVPCLDGPYADIEDSDGFRESAENANMIGCDGKWAIHPSQIEIGNEVFAPDPETAERAKRIVDAYAEAMEEGKGAVSVDGQMVDEATNKMAQDIVETAEAAGIL; encoded by the coding sequence ATGACAGACGTTACCCTTCGTCGGACGCAGCTTGCAACGCCAGCGAGCGACGAGAAGATGATGCACTCGGCAGCCGACAGCGACGCCGATGAGGTGTTCCTCGATCTCGAAGACTCCGTGGCACCGAACGCGAAGCCGGACGCGCGCGCGCCCCTGATCAAGGCGGCCCGCGAGGAGGACTGGAGCGACAAGGTCCTCAGCTTCCGGATGAACGGGATCGACACGAAGTGGTGGTACGACGACCTGATCACGGTCGTCGGCGAGGCGGGCGAGTTCATCGACGACATCATCGTTCCGAAGGTGAAGTCCGCCAGCGACGTGCACACGGTCGAGAACCTGCTCGCGCAGGTCGAAGAGAACAACGGGCTGGAGGTCGGGGGCATCGGCCTCGAACCCCAGATCGAAGACGGCGAGGGGATCCACAACGTTCACGATATCGCCCACGCCTCTGATCGACTCTCGTCGATCATCTTCGGACCGGGCGACTACTCCGCGGCGATGGGCACGCCCGGACTCGACATCGGCCAGTTCCCGGAGTACCCGGGCCACTACTGGCACCACGCCCTCTCCGAGTGTAACTCCGCGGCGAAGTCGGCCGGGGTGCCGTGTCTCGACGGCCCGTACGCCGACATCGAGGATTCCGACGGCTTCCGCGAGTCCGCCGAAAACGCCAACATGATCGGCTGTGACGGCAAGTGGGCGATCCATCCGTCGCAGATCGAGATCGGCAACGAAGTGTTCGCACCGGACCCGGAGACCGCCGAGCGCGCCAAGCGCATCGTCGACGCCTACGCCGAGGCGATGGAGGAGGGCAAGGGCGCCGTGAGCGTCGACGGGCAGATGGTCGACGAGGCGACCAACAAGATGGCCCAAGACATCGTTGAGACGGCCGAGGCGGCCGGGATCCTCTAA
- a CDS encoding DUF4242 domain-containing protein, which translates to MPLYMDVHRDVDASVEEVVEAHKKDLETQEKHGVKYLNYWVDDDEGAVFCLFEGPSKEAGEKVHKEAHGLAADEIFEVEQGE; encoded by the coding sequence ATGCCACTCTATATGGACGTTCATAGGGACGTCGATGCAAGCGTTGAGGAGGTTGTAGAAGCTCACAAAAAGGATCTCGAAACCCAGGAGAAACACGGCGTGAAATACTTGAATTACTGGGTGGACGATGACGAGGGGGCCGTCTTTTGCCTCTTCGAGGGCCCCAGCAAAGAAGCGGGCGAGAAGGTCCACAAAGAGGCCCACGGTCTCGCTGCAGACGAGATCTTCGAAGTCGAACAGGGCGAGTGA
- a CDS encoding VOC family protein gives MEILHTCLNVADADRTADWYVDQLGFERSWEFTTADGDTRNVYVADDAGVEFQLSDTDGEEPSDDGDRYDHVAVGVDDVDAAFEAIDHHGVVKEPGDQPEAGARTAFVKDPDGHAVELIEPL, from the coding sequence ATGGAGATACTCCACACGTGTCTCAACGTGGCCGACGCCGACCGCACCGCGGACTGGTACGTCGACCAACTCGGCTTCGAGCGCTCTTGGGAGTTTACGACCGCCGACGGCGACACGCGCAACGTGTACGTCGCCGACGACGCCGGCGTCGAGTTCCAGCTGTCCGACACCGACGGCGAGGAGCCGAGCGACGACGGCGACCGCTACGACCACGTCGCCGTCGGCGTCGACGACGTCGACGCGGCGTTCGAGGCGATCGACCACCACGGCGTCGTGAAGGAGCCGGGCGACCAACCGGAGGCCGGCGCGCGCACCGCGTTCGTGAAGGACCCCGACGGCCACGCGGTCGAACTGATCGAGCCGTTATAA
- a CDS encoding FAD-binding and (Fe-S)-binding domain-containing protein, whose amino-acid sequence MASEPTRGDNTPGLDTSAAALGHERPDVPAYRALAEDLRERVDGEVQFDEYAQVLYATDGSIYQARPAGVVTPRSVADVQATMRVAADHGVPVIPRGAGSSLGGQTVGPGCVVLDFSTHMDEIQEVRPDDRRAVVQPGVVQDQLDDRLTEDGLKFAPDPASSARATVVGGIGNNSTGAHSVRYGITDAYTEELQVVLADGSLIHTREVVLDSPEYEEIVSKNDREAALYETTRKLVEENEAEIDEKYPNLKRSVSGYNLHKVIYENDDGEDVINLSKLFVGAEGTLGTIVEAEVSLVSRPEETALALYTFDSLVDAMKAVPEALEFPVSAVELMDDEVFDLAAGSQEFAQYAEPIPDRATAALMLEWDSELVDDFEAAIADTNAHFVEEGDAFDVLEAYTPEDQEDLWKLRKAAIPLLMSMQGDPKPYPFIEDATVPPEELAEYVGQFEEVLTDHDTSAAYFAHAGSGTLHIRPILSLKEEEGVEKMHSISEDVTDLVLEHHGAFSGEHGDGLARTEFNPKMYGEALWSAFQELKSTFDSEWRMNPGKVVYVDGETADERGYPDTAADTDMRENLRYGPAYQSIEPQTTLDFSEEGGFSHLVELCNGCGTCREVDSGVMCPTYRASEEEIQATRGRANMLRAAISGELDDDEIHSDRFQEEVLGLCVGCKGCKSDCPTGVDLAKLKAEVKHEHHEEEGSGLRERIFRDIDRFSAIGSALAPVSNAATKIPGARAVMDAVAGIAPDRELPTFRSESFEEWFASRGGSTIDPAEAVDTVALFPDTYTNYSYPAAGKAAVEVLEAAGVRVEVPDDLAPSGRAAFSTGFLNDARERAATNVAALAPRVRDGQSVVFVEPSDAVMFQDEYLDLLDGDDVEAVSAAAYGVLEYLDAGRVDEQLAFDAPAESLTYHGHCNQKATNKDHHAVGVLRRAGYDVDPLDSSCCGMAGSFGYESEHYDISKAIGRILFDQVEESGGETVTAPGASCRSQLGDRDGAENPPHPIEKVAEAVTGAASDAVADAGAAEAASPSPADD is encoded by the coding sequence ATGGCAAGCGAGCCCACGCGAGGAGATAACACGCCCGGCTTGGATACGTCGGCGGCCGCGCTCGGTCACGAGCGACCGGACGTGCCGGCCTATCGAGCGCTCGCGGAGGATCTCCGCGAGCGCGTCGACGGCGAGGTTCAGTTCGACGAGTACGCGCAGGTGCTGTACGCCACCGACGGCAGTATTTATCAGGCGCGACCGGCCGGCGTCGTGACGCCGCGCTCGGTCGCGGACGTGCAGGCAACGATGCGTGTCGCGGCCGACCACGGGGTTCCCGTCATCCCGCGGGGTGCGGGCTCCTCGCTCGGGGGACAGACCGTCGGGCCAGGGTGTGTCGTGCTCGACTTCTCGACGCACATGGACGAGATTCAGGAGGTCCGGCCCGACGATCGTCGAGCGGTGGTCCAGCCCGGAGTCGTCCAGGACCAGCTCGACGACCGACTGACCGAGGACGGCTTGAAGTTCGCGCCCGACCCGGCCTCCTCGGCGCGGGCGACCGTCGTTGGCGGCATCGGCAACAACTCCACCGGTGCGCACTCGGTGCGGTACGGGATCACCGACGCGTACACGGAGGAGTTGCAGGTCGTCCTCGCGGACGGCTCGCTGATCCACACCCGCGAGGTCGTCCTCGACTCGCCGGAGTACGAGGAGATCGTCTCGAAGAACGATCGGGAGGCCGCTCTCTACGAGACCACCCGAAAGCTCGTCGAGGAGAACGAAGCCGAGATCGACGAGAAGTACCCGAACCTCAAGCGCTCCGTCTCCGGGTACAATCTCCACAAGGTCATCTACGAGAACGACGACGGCGAGGACGTGATCAACCTCTCGAAGCTGTTCGTCGGCGCCGAGGGGACGCTCGGAACGATCGTCGAGGCCGAGGTGTCGCTCGTCAGCCGCCCCGAGGAGACGGCGCTCGCGCTGTACACCTTCGACTCGCTGGTCGACGCGATGAAGGCGGTCCCGGAAGCCTTGGAGTTCCCGGTGAGCGCGGTCGAGCTGATGGACGACGAGGTGTTCGACCTCGCTGCGGGCTCTCAGGAGTTCGCGCAGTACGCCGAGCCGATTCCGGACCGCGCTACCGCGGCGCTCATGCTGGAGTGGGACTCGGAGCTCGTCGACGACTTCGAGGCGGCGATCGCCGACACGAACGCCCACTTCGTCGAGGAAGGCGACGCCTTCGACGTGCTGGAGGCGTACACTCCCGAGGACCAAGAAGACCTCTGGAAGCTCCGGAAGGCGGCCATCCCGCTACTGATGAGCATGCAGGGCGACCCGAAACCGTACCCGTTCATCGAAGACGCGACGGTGCCGCCCGAGGAACTCGCGGAGTACGTCGGGCAGTTCGAGGAGGTGCTCACCGACCACGACACCTCGGCCGCCTACTTCGCGCACGCCGGCAGCGGCACCCTTCACATTCGACCCATCCTCTCGCTGAAAGAGGAGGAAGGCGTCGAGAAGATGCACTCCATCTCCGAGGACGTCACCGACCTCGTCTTGGAACACCACGGCGCCTTCTCGGGCGAGCACGGCGACGGGCTCGCCCGCACCGAGTTCAACCCGAAGATGTACGGCGAGGCGCTCTGGAGCGCGTTCCAGGAGCTCAAATCGACGTTCGATTCCGAGTGGCGGATGAACCCGGGGAAGGTCGTCTACGTCGACGGCGAGACCGCCGACGAGCGCGGCTACCCCGACACCGCCGCTGACACGGACATGCGCGAGAACCTCCGGTACGGTCCTGCCTATCAGTCGATCGAGCCGCAGACGACGCTGGACTTCTCAGAGGAGGGCGGGTTCTCCCATCTCGTCGAGCTGTGTAACGGCTGTGGCACCTGCCGGGAAGTCGACTCCGGCGTGATGTGTCCGACCTACCGCGCCTCCGAGGAGGAGATCCAAGCGACCCGCGGCCGGGCGAACATGCTTCGGGCCGCCATCAGCGGCGAGCTCGACGACGACGAGATCCATTCCGACCGGTTCCAAGAGGAGGTGCTCGGACTCTGCGTCGGCTGTAAGGGCTGTAAGAGCGACTGCCCGACCGGCGTCGACCTCGCGAAGCTCAAAGCCGAGGTGAAACACGAGCACCACGAGGAGGAGGGCTCCGGGCTCCGCGAGCGGATCTTCCGGGACATCGACCGCTTCTCAGCGATCGGGAGCGCGCTCGCACCGGTGTCGAACGCGGCGACGAAGATTCCCGGCGCTCGCGCGGTGATGGACGCGGTCGCGGGGATCGCCCCGGACCGCGAGCTGCCGACGTTCCGCTCCGAGAGCTTCGAGGAGTGGTTCGCGTCCCGCGGCGGATCGACGATCGACCCCGCCGAGGCGGTCGACACGGTCGCGCTGTTCCCCGACACGTACACCAACTACAGCTACCCGGCGGCGGGCAAGGCCGCCGTCGAGGTGCTTGAGGCGGCCGGCGTCCGCGTGGAAGTACCGGACGATCTGGCGCCCTCGGGCCGGGCGGCGTTCTCGACCGGCTTCCTCAACGACGCCCGCGAGCGCGCGGCAACCAACGTGGCGGCGCTCGCGCCCCGCGTCCGCGACGGGCAGTCAGTCGTCTTCGTCGAGCCCTCGGACGCGGTGATGTTCCAGGATGAGTACCTCGATCTCCTCGACGGCGACGATGTTGAGGCGGTGTCGGCCGCCGCGTACGGCGTCTTAGAGTACCTCGACGCCGGCCGCGTCGACGAGCAGTTGGCGTTCGATGCGCCTGCGGAGTCGCTCACGTATCACGGCCACTGCAACCAGAAGGCGACGAACAAGGACCACCACGCGGTCGGGGTACTCCGCCGGGCCGGCTACGACGTGGACCCGCTCGACTCCTCGTGTTGCGGGATGGCCGGCTCGTTCGGCTACGAGTCGGAACACTACGACATCTCGAAGGCGATCGGCCGGATCCTCTTCGATCAGGTCGAGGAGAGCGGCGGCGAGACGGTGACCGCGCCGGGCGCCTCCTGCCGCTCGCAGCTGGGAGACCGTGACGGCGCGGAGAACCCACCGCACCCGATCGAGAAGGTCGCCGAGGCGGTGACCGGGGCCGCATCCGACGCCGTCGCCGACGCGGGCGCCGCCGAGGCCGCGAGCCCGTCGCCCGCCGACGACTGA